A single genomic interval of Nostoc commune NIES-4072 harbors:
- a CDS encoding 3-oxoacyl-ACP synthase III family protein — protein sequence MVDYPVGIRAIAVSFPSIRRTNDYYRQKYPELIAQAEQKSLARMFSLAGSTPSNEFDLEMMPYLSDPFRGTVERWVLGTGESSLTLEERAARDALEAAKLSVKDVDLMIVASVWPEKIGLGNAAFLAHKLSLEGAAWNLDATCGSTPIALQTACALVRAGEYRNVLVVISCTYSRFFDEDDTMSWFLSDGAGAFVVGSLESNQGILGTKTIHAGELCNVVFPQLTTDAQGNPRLRMKLCKEANKVTRSTAVGFLRTCCEGAIAAAGVTLEQIDFFIFNTSTAWFASFCIRVLGIDPERTIDLYSQYANIGPVLTVANMYYAAKLGKIRENDLVLVYGFGAAGAISANVMRWGNVALSPDPLESSKSAKESSKHSSEVPL from the coding sequence ATGGTGGATTACCCAGTAGGTATTCGGGCGATCGCAGTCAGCTTTCCCAGCATTAGACGTACTAATGATTACTACAGACAAAAATACCCTGAGTTAATTGCTCAGGCAGAGCAGAAAAGTTTGGCGAGGATGTTTTCGCTCGCAGGCTCCACCCCTAGCAACGAGTTTGACCTAGAAATGATGCCATATCTGTCAGATCCATTTCGTGGTACTGTTGAGCGATGGGTACTTGGTACTGGCGAATCATCACTGACGTTAGAGGAGCGTGCTGCAAGAGATGCCCTCGAAGCGGCTAAACTTTCTGTTAAAGACGTTGATCTGATGATTGTCGCTTCTGTATGGCCCGAAAAAATCGGGCTAGGCAATGCAGCTTTCCTTGCCCATAAACTTAGTCTGGAGGGTGCTGCATGGAATCTTGATGCAACATGTGGCAGCACACCAATTGCGCTTCAAACCGCCTGTGCCTTGGTACGAGCAGGAGAGTACCGCAACGTCTTGGTAGTTATCTCATGCACATACTCTCGCTTTTTTGACGAAGATGATACCATGTCATGGTTTCTTAGTGATGGTGCCGGAGCTTTCGTGGTTGGTTCATTAGAATCGAATCAGGGAATTCTTGGCACAAAGACCATTCATGCTGGTGAGTTGTGTAATGTAGTTTTTCCTCAACTTACGACGGACGCGCAAGGCAATCCACGGCTTCGCATGAAGCTATGCAAGGAAGCCAACAAGGTAACTCGCTCAACAGCCGTGGGGTTTCTCCGTACATGCTGTGAGGGTGCGATCGCCGCAGCCGGTGTAACACTCGAGCAAATTGACTTTTTTATTTTCAATACATCTACAGCTTGGTTTGCTAGCTTCTGCATACGCGTACTGGGCATTGATCCAGAACGGACGATTGATCTCTATTCTCAATATGCAAACATTGGGCCAGTGCTTACTGTCGCCAATATGTACTATGCTGCAAAATTGGGCAAGATTCGCGAAAATGACCTAGTTCTCGTCTATGGCTTCGGAGCAGCCGGTGCTATTTCTGCGAACGTTATGCGCTGGGGTAATGTAGCGCTAAGTCCTGACCCTCTTGAAAGCTCTAAATCAGCAAAAGAAAGCTCTAAACATTCGAGCGAAGTTCCTCTTTAA
- a CDS encoding phosphate/phosphite/phosphonate ABC transporter substrate-binding protein gives MFLRFPRRFFLFNLLGLTFAACQSPREFEGTLTIGVINYGGGDQIINQYAKFNNYLGEKTNALIQLEPAFNENKAVERLEARAWSLVFAPPGLAAIAIARHQYVPLFPLIGISNLRSIFVVRKDNPISELKQLQGQTIALGQLGSATGYYFPLYNLFGTTLAQILFAPTPKAALELVAEGKAIACAVSEAELSLYGSQLGSTQFRILFKDLHYVPLGVVLIGPNVERNRQEFIRKVMSDAPSGLAQEVGYVPNGQVPDYKYMISVVDRVSSITSKLQNKPVRLF, from the coding sequence ATGTTTTTGCGATTTCCCCGTCGTTTCTTTCTGTTTAATCTGCTAGGTTTAACATTTGCCGCTTGTCAATCACCACGGGAGTTTGAAGGCACATTAACTATTGGTGTTATCAATTATGGTGGAGGCGACCAAATAATTAATCAATATGCTAAATTTAATAATTACTTGGGCGAGAAGACAAATGCATTAATTCAGCTAGAGCCTGCTTTTAATGAAAATAAAGCGGTTGAGCGACTTGAGGCTCGTGCTTGGTCGTTGGTATTTGCTCCACCGGGTTTAGCTGCGATCGCGATCGCACGTCACCAATATGTTCCTCTGTTTCCTTTAATAGGTATTAGTAATTTGCGTTCAATCTTTGTTGTTCGCAAAGACAATCCAATATCCGAATTAAAACAACTACAAGGTCAAACAATTGCTTTAGGTCAGTTAGGTTCAGCAACAGGATATTATTTTCCACTTTACAATCTTTTTGGTACAACACTAGCACAGATTCTATTTGCACCTACGCCTAAAGCCGCGTTGGAATTGGTCGCTGAGGGAAAAGCGATCGCCTGTGCTGTCTCGGAGGCTGAATTGAGTCTCTACGGTTCACAATTGGGGTCAACCCAATTCCGCATCCTATTTAAAGACCTTCATTATGTACCCTTGGGTGTAGTCTTAATTGGGCCTAATGTCGAACGTAACCGTCAAGAGTTCATCCGTAAAGTAATGAGCGATGCGCCTTCAGGTTTAGCTCAAGAAGTAGGGTATGTACCCAATGGACAAGTACCAGATTACAAATACATGATTTCTGTGGTTGATCGGGTCAGTTCTATTACTTCCAAGCTGCAAAATAAACCTGTTCGCTTATTTTAA
- a CDS encoding ScyA-related TPP-binding enzyme: protein MDVRFQDTKANNSKESNSTEQQSHSKPSRPFSVAEAVVKILQDMGVQYAFGVSGGAIGPMWAALHQSPIEVLHFRHEAGAAFAAIEAHFASDRPVVVFTTTGPGITNALTGLLAARWEGAKVIFVSASTSAPQRGRWACQETSTYTMPSAGIFTSGQIFHYATTLESSDELPEVSRRLALGLGQPEGFVAHISIPTNIQTSSLKTSLPRVTLSHGIVTATEETIAKSVQLLCEGPFAIWVGFGARGAAKEIRQLAERTGAAVMCSPRGKGIFPENHPQFVGVTGFGGHESVLTYMQEQRPWHILVLGTRLGELTSFWNPEMISRRGFLHVDIDPKVPGTAYPFVKTFAIQSDVGVFVKALLKYFPERSSTSTFTSLLRYKRDIIHPRAEGKVRPDVLMNMIQQVIVEQSNAVIMTEVGNSLVWAIHLLQFTKPYRFRISTGFGSMGHFVTGVVGAALARNSKAVAIVGDGAMLMNSEVNTAVGFQIPAVWIVLNDGRYNMCEQGMTYQGFNSVDATIPQVDFVKIAQGMGADGIRVQSEYDIQGALEKAMASPDPFVVDVIIEPACPAPIRSRLDSLISQGATNNYSEEISYGGLPSRYSGDRSQLSQH from the coding sequence ATGGATGTCAGATTTCAAGATACAAAAGCAAATAACAGTAAAGAATCAAACTCAACCGAACAGCAATCTCATAGCAAGCCATCCAGGCCTTTTTCAGTAGCAGAGGCAGTGGTAAAAATACTGCAAGATATGGGAGTGCAGTATGCCTTTGGTGTTTCGGGAGGCGCGATCGGTCCAATGTGGGCTGCGTTACATCAAAGTCCCATCGAGGTGTTACACTTTCGCCACGAAGCCGGAGCAGCTTTTGCAGCCATTGAGGCGCATTTTGCTAGCGATCGCCCGGTTGTGGTATTCACTACCACAGGGCCGGGGATCACCAACGCTTTAACAGGGCTGTTAGCTGCCCGTTGGGAGGGCGCTAAGGTCATTTTCGTGTCAGCTTCGACCTCAGCACCACAGCGTGGCCGGTGGGCTTGCCAAGAAACTAGCACCTACACAATGCCTAGCGCCGGGATTTTTACTTCTGGGCAAATATTCCATTATGCAACCACTCTTGAATCCAGCGATGAACTCCCAGAGGTTTCTCGAAGGCTTGCTCTTGGACTAGGACAACCAGAGGGATTCGTAGCTCATATAAGTATTCCTACAAATATCCAGACAAGTTCATTAAAGACATCATTGCCACGCGTAACTCTGTCTCACGGTATAGTAACAGCAACTGAGGAAACAATCGCAAAAAGTGTTCAGTTACTGTGTGAGGGGCCGTTTGCAATCTGGGTCGGTTTCGGGGCACGAGGTGCTGCAAAAGAGATTCGCCAGCTTGCTGAGAGAACTGGTGCTGCTGTAATGTGTTCACCACGGGGTAAGGGCATCTTTCCAGAAAACCATCCTCAGTTCGTAGGTGTCACCGGCTTTGGCGGACATGAGTCAGTTTTGACGTATATGCAGGAGCAGCGTCCTTGGCACATACTCGTACTAGGAACACGGCTTGGTGAACTGACATCGTTTTGGAACCCTGAGATGATTTCCAGGCGCGGCTTTTTGCATGTTGACATAGACCCAAAAGTACCAGGAACCGCATATCCATTTGTCAAAACATTCGCCATCCAGTCCGATGTGGGAGTGTTTGTCAAGGCATTACTGAAGTACTTTCCTGAGCGCTCTAGTACTTCTACATTTACCTCACTGCTGAGGTATAAGCGCGATATAATCCATCCGCGTGCTGAGGGTAAAGTGCGGCCAGATGTGCTTATGAATATGATTCAACAGGTGATTGTTGAACAGAGCAATGCAGTTATCATGACCGAAGTGGGTAACTCGTTGGTTTGGGCAATTCACCTGCTGCAATTTACCAAACCGTATCGTTTCCGAATCAGCACTGGCTTTGGGTCTATGGGACACTTTGTGACTGGTGTCGTGGGTGCTGCCTTAGCACGGAATAGCAAGGCAGTTGCTATTGTCGGGGATGGTGCTATGCTCATGAACAGCGAGGTAAACACTGCGGTAGGATTCCAAATTCCCGCCGTCTGGATTGTACTCAACGACGGTCGCTACAATATGTGCGAACAGGGAATGACGTATCAGGGCTTCAACAGCGTGGATGCAACTATTCCCCAAGTGGATTTCGTCAAGATTGCTCAGGGGATGGGAGCTGATGGTATCCGTGTTCAAAGCGAGTACGACATTCAAGGGGCGCTAGAAAAAGCTATGGCATCGCCCGATCCGTTTGTTGTTGATGTAATCATCGAACCTGCCTGCCCTGCACCAATAAGAAGCCGTCTCGACAGTCTAATTTCACAAGGCGCTACGAATAATTACTCAGAGGAGATTAGTTATGGTGGATTACCCAGTAGGTATTCGGGCGATCGCAGTCAGCTTTCCCAGCATTAG
- the mltA gene encoding murein transglycosylase A — MRKTFALLSLSLGIALVNPLWSAVAQVPNFLPLPVPITPDLPPQPVPITPEITPPLKPIAIGSDCRFQQTCLGWDEQIWGQRGKIGDRNALLASIDNSLLYLTKNEAIAAYQNYPMREITLDRVRRSLLRFRQLVISSKSAAQLQAAVSREFVFYQSVGNDGKGTVKFTAYYEPVYTASRVRTAIYKYPLYRLPPDFSQWRKPHPKRIDLEGKDGLKGNKSKLHGLELLWFRDRLDAYMVHIQGSAQIKLTNGKTTSVGYAGGTDYPWTSIGKELAKDGKLPLAGLTMPRMTAFFRQKPQELSNYLPRWERFIFFQETGGRPATGSIHVPVTAERSIATDKSLMPPGALALIYNSFPYPAGGGKLERRTVSRFVLDQDTGSAIKGPGRVDYFMGSGKLAGDRAGITGGNGSLYYLLLKE; from the coding sequence ATGAGAAAAACCTTTGCTTTGCTTTCCTTAAGTCTGGGAATTGCCCTTGTAAACCCTCTCTGGTCGGCTGTTGCTCAGGTTCCTAACTTCCTGCCGTTGCCAGTACCCATAACTCCTGATCTTCCACCTCAGCCAGTACCAATTACTCCTGAGATAACGCCACCCCTAAAACCAATCGCTATCGGAAGCGATTGTAGGTTCCAGCAGACTTGCTTGGGTTGGGATGAGCAAATTTGGGGTCAAAGGGGTAAAATAGGCGATCGCAACGCGCTGTTGGCTTCCATTGATAACAGTCTTCTTTACCTAACAAAGAATGAGGCGATCGCAGCATATCAAAATTATCCGATGAGGGAAATTACCCTTGATCGCGTCCGCCGAAGTTTGTTACGCTTCCGCCAACTAGTTATCAGTTCTAAGTCAGCAGCGCAATTACAAGCTGCTGTCAGCCGAGAGTTTGTTTTTTACCAGTCTGTGGGTAACGATGGCAAAGGTACTGTTAAGTTCACTGCTTACTACGAACCTGTTTACACCGCCAGCCGTGTCAGGACTGCAATATATAAGTATCCTCTTTATCGGCTACCACCTGATTTTAGCCAATGGCGAAAACCCCACCCAAAACGAATTGATTTGGAAGGGAAGGATGGTTTAAAAGGGAATAAGAGTAAATTGCACGGTTTAGAACTGCTTTGGTTCCGCGATCGTTTAGACGCATACATGGTACATATCCAAGGTTCTGCCCAAATTAAGTTAACTAATGGCAAAACAACGTCAGTTGGCTATGCAGGTGGAACTGATTACCCTTGGACTAGCATCGGCAAAGAACTAGCCAAAGATGGCAAACTTCCATTGGCAGGATTGACAATGCCACGGATGACTGCTTTCTTCCGACAAAAGCCTCAGGAGTTGAGTAATTATCTGCCACGCTGGGAACGATTTATTTTCTTCCAAGAAACAGGCGGTAGACCCGCTACTGGTAGTATTCATGTGCCAGTAACAGCAGAACGTTCCATTGCTACAGATAAGTCTCTCATGCCACCGGGAGCGCTAGCGCTGATTTACAACTCATTTCCCTATCCTGCTGGTGGTGGCAAACTAGAAAGGCGTACTGTCAGCCGCTTTGTACTTGACCAAGATACAGGAAGCGCCATCAAAGGCCCAGGCCGGGTAGATTATTTCATGGGGTCTGGTAAACTAGCAGGCGATCGCGCTGGCATCACAGGCGGTAATGGTTCACTATATTATTTGCTGCTCAAGGAATAA
- a CDS encoding c-type heme family protein, whose amino-acid sequence MLNNITLKNLKIGAKFNLLLILVFIVSILGSGVALSSVLQRRAQNEVVSQAEILIQMVNAVRNYTQNRIVPLLEPRVELNSTFTPEVIPTFSAKEVFENFRKNPQYSNFFHKDATLNPTNLADKADNFETQLVERFRNEPNTLEITGFRTLSESEVFYIAQPLKITQQQCLRCHSTPDQAPKSQLITYGLENGFGWQLNDIVSAQIVSVPSEEIFANAKRTWMLIMGLLIAIFAIVVFVINFLIKKYVIQRIRRIEKIAQKVSIGDMDADFEESSKDEIGGLAEAFNRMKASLKIAMEMLNNQS is encoded by the coding sequence ATGTTAAACAACATTACGTTAAAGAACTTAAAAATAGGTGCTAAATTTAACTTACTTTTAATATTGGTTTTCATAGTCAGTATTTTGGGTAGTGGCGTTGCCTTATCCAGTGTACTTCAGAGAAGGGCGCAAAATGAAGTGGTTTCCCAAGCCGAGATTCTCATCCAAATGGTAAACGCAGTTAGAAACTATACACAAAATCGTATAGTTCCCCTATTAGAACCGAGAGTAGAATTAAACTCAACGTTCACCCCTGAAGTAATACCGACTTTTTCCGCTAAAGAGGTTTTTGAAAATTTTCGTAAAAACCCGCAATATAGCAACTTTTTTCATAAAGATGCAACACTCAATCCAACTAATTTAGCAGATAAAGCCGATAATTTTGAAACTCAACTTGTAGAGCGTTTTCGTAACGAACCTAATACTCTAGAAATTACAGGCTTTCGCACCTTGTCAGAAAGTGAAGTATTTTATATTGCACAACCACTTAAGATTACACAACAGCAATGTCTGCGGTGTCATTCTACACCAGATCAAGCTCCTAAAAGTCAGTTGATAACTTATGGCTTGGAAAATGGTTTTGGCTGGCAGCTAAATGATATTGTTTCTGCCCAAATAGTCTCTGTTCCTTCCGAAGAGATTTTTGCCAATGCCAAACGAACTTGGATGTTGATAATGGGACTTTTAATTGCGATTTTTGCGATCGTAGTTTTCGTAATTAACTTTTTAATCAAAAAATATGTGATTCAGCGCATCAGAAGAATAGAGAAAATAGCTCAAAAAGTTAGTATTGGTGATATGGATGCTGATTTTGAAGAAAGCTCCAAAGATGAAATTGGTGGTTTAGCAGAAGCATTTAATCGGATGAAAGCTAGCTTAAAAATAGCTATGGAAATGCTGAATAACCAGAGCTAA
- a CDS encoding haloacid dehalogenase type II: MIDFNQYKALTFDCYGTLIDWENGILRVLKPLLLAHNTNLDDEEILELFAEFEAELEKGDYIKYREVLKRVVQKFGERFGFGPTAEELNSLADSIQHWLPFADTIEALKTLKQKFKLVIISNVDDDLFAFSAKHLQVEFDQIITAEQAKSYKPSFNNFRLAIERIDLPLEQILHVAASVYHDIVTAKSLGLSTVWVNRRADQKGLIATGSAISQADLEVPDLKSLAALSLAK; this comes from the coding sequence ATGATTGACTTCAATCAGTATAAAGCTTTAACTTTCGATTGTTACGGAACCTTAATCGATTGGGAGAACGGTATCTTACGGGTGCTAAAGCCACTTCTGCTGGCACATAACACTAATTTGGATGATGAGGAAATTCTAGAACTGTTTGCTGAATTTGAAGCAGAACTGGAAAAGGGCGATTATATCAAATATCGGGAAGTTTTGAAGAGAGTAGTCCAGAAATTTGGTGAACGATTTGGTTTTGGGCCAACTGCTGAGGAACTAAATTCACTTGCTGATTCGATTCAGCATTGGCTGCCTTTCGCTGATACAATTGAGGCACTTAAAACCCTCAAGCAAAAGTTTAAGCTGGTAATTATCTCAAATGTAGATGACGATCTCTTTGCTTTCTCGGCAAAGCACTTGCAGGTGGAATTTGACCAGATAATCACAGCAGAACAGGCAAAAAGCTACAAACCCTCCTTCAACAACTTCAGACTGGCTATTGAAAGAATTGATTTGCCGTTAGAGCAGATATTACATGTTGCTGCTAGTGTATATCATGATATCGTTACAGCCAAATCTCTGGGACTTTCAACAGTCTGGGTAAACCGTCGAGCAGACCAAAAAGGACTTATAGCCACAGGTTCAGCAATAAGTCAAGCTGATTTAGAAGTGCCCGATTTAAAGAGTCTTGCTGCTTTAAGTTTAGCGAAATAA
- a CDS encoding DUF5895 domain-containing protein — MKASANFDFEDEKFNAPPSQVLPWCQMINPRYGTDGMQSHGLAIKLDNANAVGFVPDDNWQQVEHEFTSGVETVFISTTPRVVIVRRGPLSVKDRESGLKLGTLKENYDAFLADKLKFKTFTRYLIFLVGENKKFLHELPLQLTLNGAAGASFSKTYCEYQQGKVVSGFVAELEKAYAVYRKQPLTPKGPLFHAHGIFCPIIECEERGIEPNTVLVASTVDYKHPTVGTLTEYLIASDSLESRMICKTFEEYKDFGKEPVKSETPKLAMAGVSNSYVYADEDDFAYPPY, encoded by the coding sequence ATGAAAGCATCTGCTAATTTCGACTTTGAAGACGAGAAATTTAATGCACCGCCTTCTCAAGTCCTTCCCTGGTGTCAGATGATTAATCCTCGATATGGCACAGATGGTATGCAATCCCACGGTTTGGCAATTAAGCTGGATAATGCTAATGCTGTCGGCTTTGTGCCAGATGATAATTGGCAGCAAGTGGAGCATGAATTTACCTCTGGAGTTGAAACGGTCTTTATTTCCACTACTCCACGCGTAGTTATAGTGCGTCGGGGGCCATTATCTGTTAAAGACCGGGAAAGTGGTTTAAAACTGGGTACGCTCAAAGAGAATTATGATGCTTTTTTAGCCGACAAACTTAAATTTAAAACCTTTACTCGCTATCTAATTTTTCTAGTGGGAGAGAATAAAAAGTTTTTACATGAATTACCACTACAACTAACTCTTAATGGTGCCGCCGGAGCAAGTTTTAGCAAAACCTACTGCGAATATCAACAAGGCAAAGTAGTTAGTGGATTTGTCGCTGAACTAGAAAAGGCTTATGCTGTTTATCGCAAGCAACCCTTGACACCAAAAGGCCCATTGTTCCACGCTCACGGCATTTTTTGTCCAATAATTGAGTGTGAAGAAAGAGGTATTGAACCAAATACAGTTTTGGTAGCTTCAACTGTAGACTACAAACATCCCACGGTAGGGACTTTAACAGAATACTTAATTGCTTCCGATTCTCTTGAGTCTAGAATGATTTGCAAGACTTTTGAAGAATACAAAGATTTTGGGAAGGAACCTGTAAAATCAGAAACGCCTAAATTGGCAATGGCAGGAGTTTCTAACTCTTATGTTTATGCTGATGAAGATGATTTTGCTTATCCACCTTACTAA
- a CDS encoding serine/threonine-protein kinase, with translation MLGQLLDGRYQVLQVLGKGGFGQTYIAQDTHRPGFPKCVVKHLKPVTRNSEFLETARRLFTSEAETLEELGYHDQIPRLLAYFEHNQEFFLVQEFIEGHTLKAELFPNQAWTEEKVIQLLQQMLAILEFLHSRNVIHRDIKPDNIIRRQQDGKLVLIDFGAVKQVQTQLLTLPGGTEATIAIGTPGYMSTEQGQGKPRPNSDIYSLGIIAIQSLTGLNPINFEEDVDTGEIYWQHQANVSSELASVLSKMVLHHFKQRYQSAAEVLQVLKHLDTKIEAQSLQQSFFTQPPEASLSQQNSIRYPHTSILSPENYSRLETILLEFVGPVASRLLRQVAASAPNCEELISQLGVHLQGNQQIDFKNKTRFLLDKRTSLQKLTVQSELKQNNLPNQEPQIINDSFVHQCERELADLIGPIARFLVQKAVRSSGQSSRAEFVNVLASQITEPQKALQFQERLLS, from the coding sequence ATGTTAGGACAATTATTAGACGGACGTTACCAAGTTCTCCAGGTCTTAGGTAAAGGTGGATTCGGTCAAACCTACATAGCACAAGACACCCACCGACCAGGATTCCCGAAATGCGTTGTCAAACACCTTAAGCCCGTCACTCGTAACTCTGAATTTCTCGAAACTGCCAGACGGCTATTTACCAGTGAGGCAGAAACACTAGAAGAATTGGGTTACCATGACCAGATTCCTCGACTTTTAGCTTATTTTGAACACAACCAAGAGTTCTTCTTGGTGCAAGAGTTCATTGAAGGGCATACTCTAAAAGCAGAACTGTTTCCCAATCAAGCTTGGACAGAAGAGAAAGTAATTCAACTTCTCCAACAGATGTTGGCTATTCTGGAATTTCTTCACAGCCGCAACGTTATCCATCGAGATATTAAGCCGGACAATATAATTAGGCGGCAACAAGACGGCAAGCTAGTACTGATTGACTTTGGTGCAGTCAAACAAGTCCAAACTCAACTGCTTACACTTCCAGGGGGCACAGAGGCTACTATTGCCATTGGCACTCCAGGATATATGTCTACAGAACAGGGTCAAGGTAAGCCGCGCCCAAACAGCGATATTTATTCCTTGGGCATTATTGCTATTCAATCGCTGACGGGGTTAAATCCTATAAACTTTGAGGAAGACGTAGATACTGGAGAAATTTATTGGCAGCATCAAGCTAACGTTAGTTCTGAGTTGGCATCTGTGCTATCTAAGATGGTGCTACACCACTTCAAACAACGCTATCAGTCTGCGGCTGAAGTTCTACAAGTGCTTAAGCATCTCGATACTAAAATAGAAGCGCAATCACTTCAACAATCATTTTTTACGCAACCGCCTGAAGCTTCACTTTCTCAACAAAACTCAATTAGGTATCCGCATACTTCTATCCTGTCACCGGAAAATTACAGTCGCTTGGAAACAATTCTTTTGGAATTTGTCGGCCCCGTTGCCTCAAGATTACTACGACAAGTTGCAGCATCAGCGCCCAACTGTGAAGAATTAATTAGTCAATTGGGCGTTCATCTTCAAGGAAATCAACAAATTGATTTTAAGAATAAAACAAGGTTTTTACTAGATAAACGTACTTCACTACAAAAACTTACTGTTCAATCTGAATTGAAGCAAAATAATTTACCAAACCAAGAACCTCAAATAATCAACGATAGCTTTGTGCATCAGTGCGAACGAGAATTGGCTGATTTAATTGGGCCAATAGCTAGGTTCTTAGTCCAAAAAGCTGTTAGGTCTTCTGGGCAAAGTTCTCGTGCAGAATTTGTAAATGTTTTAGCATCACAAATTACTGAACCTCAAAAAGCTTTGCAATTTCAGGAACGCCTACTTTCTTAA
- a CDS encoding SGNH/GDSL hydrolase family protein, with amino-acid sequence MQRQIITTGFLLLSLIFPLKVLAKDYDNIYVFGDSFSDSGNVLNATNGVIPPSPTYYNGRFSNGPIWVDYLASDLGLTLNLKNNFAFGGATTGTENIGLPSLPGLQQEINSFVSAQTADPNALYIIWAGTNDYLSYFFGGVPNPTNTVGNLSAALTSLVADGARDIMVVNLPDLGKLPFANFDSQRSNLFNTFSSTHNSSLNTTLKSLRQQLDPDINIIELNVNSLFDRIIAAPDEFGFTNVTNSCISKDLSVVPIDVPTQQVLCNPEKFVFWDEVHPTTKTHKLIGELAFSALNLASVPEPSAALGILAYSVLGAVSLLKRKIPN; translated from the coding sequence GTGCAAAGACAAATTATAACAACAGGATTTTTGCTATTATCTTTGATATTTCCACTGAAAGTATTAGCAAAGGATTATGACAATATTTACGTCTTTGGAGACAGTTTTTCTGATAGTGGTAATGTATTGAATGCCACTAACGGAGTTATTCCTCCAAGTCCAACCTACTATAATGGACGTTTTTCTAATGGCCCAATTTGGGTTGATTATCTTGCCTCTGATTTAGGATTAACATTAAATCTGAAAAATAACTTTGCTTTTGGTGGTGCGACGACAGGAACTGAGAATATTGGTTTACCTAGCTTACCAGGATTACAGCAAGAAATAAATAGTTTTGTATCAGCACAAACAGCCGATCCTAATGCTCTATATATTATTTGGGCTGGTACTAATGACTACTTAAGTTACTTTTTCGGTGGTGTTCCCAACCCTACCAATACAGTGGGAAATTTATCAGCAGCATTGACATCGCTTGTTGCTGATGGCGCTAGAGATATCATGGTGGTCAACTTGCCAGATTTGGGAAAATTGCCTTTTGCAAATTTCGATAGTCAACGTTCCAACTTATTCAACACATTCAGCAGCACACATAACTCTAGCTTAAACACGACACTCAAATCTTTGAGGCAACAATTAGATCCCGATATCAACATTATAGAACTGAATGTTAATTCCCTATTTGATAGGATTATTGCTGCTCCAGATGAATTCGGTTTTACAAACGTGACCAACTCTTGTATCAGTAAAGACTTATCAGTAGTCCCCATAGATGTTCCTACACAACAAGTTTTATGTAATCCTGAAAAATTTGTGTTTTGGGACGAAGTTCATCCTACAACTAAAACTCATAAACTAATTGGAGAATTAGCTTTCTCAGCACTTAACCTAGCATCAGTACCTGAACCATCTGCTGCATTAGGGATATTAGCATACAGCGTTTTAGGTGCAGTTTCGCTACTGAAACGCAAAATTCCCAACTGA